A single Planctomycetota bacterium DNA region contains:
- a CDS encoding alkyl hydroperoxide reductase gives MRLIDPPVTPRIPEPRRTVYRWFFYAAAIYNMIWGVVVILAPGWTLELATIETTPVTNLFWQCIGMFVLVFALGYWSAARDPERYAPFILIATLGKIFGPIGFVYGAFYLEALPKWLGATILTNDLLWWPAFFAFCYETMLKRRGPKVT, from the coding sequence ATGCGTCTGATCGATCCCCCTGTCACGCCGCGCATCCCCGAGCCGCGTCGCACCGTTTACCGCTGGTTCTTCTACGCCGCGGCGATTTACAACATGATTTGGGGCGTGGTGGTCATCTTGGCGCCGGGGTGGACGCTGGAGTTGGCAACGATCGAGACGACGCCGGTGACGAACCTGTTCTGGCAGTGCATCGGGATGTTCGTGCTAGTCTTCGCGCTAGGCTACTGGTCTGCCGCACGGGATCCGGAGCGCTACGCGCCGTTCATCCTGATCGCGACGCTCGGCAAAATCTTCGGCCCGATCGGGTTCGTGTACGGCGCGTTCTATCTCGAGGCACTACCGAAGTGGCTCGGGGCGACGATTCTCACCAACGACCTGCTGTGGTGGCCGGCGTTCTTCGCTTTCTGCTACGAGACGATGCTCAAGCGCCGCGGGCCGAAGGTAACGTGA
- the argS gene encoding arginine--tRNA ligase produces the protein MSSLLHTLETAFTDAIAQVCAEVSGFDRCEINAAVAPSANPKFGDYQCNAAMGLAKKLGRKPRDIAQDIVDKFAACAMVEKLEIAGPGFINVTLSPVWIAGQLNHAGEVAPAGPKQTVVVEYSSPNIAKQMHIGHLRGTILGDAIARIMRALGHNVIRQNHVGDWGTPFGMLIAHLREVEADAEAGIGDLDQFYRDSKQRFDEDPAFADTARAAVVALQRGDQPERAAWQRLVDETRKHYLAVYKRLGVELTVDHERGESFYNEWLRPMVDELLEAGVVEKSDGATVSFQGGYKAPLMVEKSGGGFGYGTTDLAAAEYRAKQLKADRILYFVDYRQSQHFAQVFATVKAAGWIPDGVSLEHAAYGTIMGDDNKPLKTRSGDNVKLGDVLEEAVRRAKELVDDKSSKLPSEERVAIAEAVGIGAVKYFDMARDRTSDYVFDWDAMLSLNGNTAPYLQYAYCRCRGIFRKGGVDFETFTPQLHELEPNHELPLAKHILRFPEVVELVARELKPHHLCTYLYELACMFSGFFENNPVLGSDEQTHRLSLCHAMGQTLATGLGLLGIEHPERM, from the coding sequence ATGTCCAGCCTGCTTCACACCCTCGAAACCGCCTTCACCGACGCGATTGCCCAAGTTTGTGCCGAGGTATCGGGCTTTGACCGTTGCGAGATCAACGCCGCGGTCGCCCCGTCGGCCAACCCGAAGTTCGGCGATTATCAGTGCAACGCCGCGATGGGCCTGGCCAAGAAACTCGGACGTAAGCCGCGCGACATCGCCCAAGACATCGTGGATAAGTTCGCGGCCTGTGCGATGGTCGAGAAGCTCGAAATCGCCGGGCCGGGGTTCATCAACGTCACGCTCTCCCCGGTATGGATCGCCGGACAGTTGAACCACGCCGGCGAGGTAGCGCCGGCGGGGCCGAAGCAGACCGTCGTCGTCGAATACTCGTCGCCGAACATCGCAAAGCAGATGCACATCGGTCACCTCCGCGGCACGATCCTTGGCGATGCGATCGCCAGGATCATGCGCGCGCTGGGCCACAACGTGATTCGCCAGAACCACGTCGGCGACTGGGGTACGCCCTTCGGCATGCTCATCGCCCACCTGCGGGAGGTCGAAGCCGACGCCGAGGCGGGCATCGGCGACCTTGATCAGTTCTACCGGGATTCCAAGCAACGATTCGACGAAGATCCCGCCTTTGCCGACACCGCCCGCGCCGCGGTCGTCGCGCTGCAACGTGGAGACCAACCCGAGCGGGCCGCCTGGCAACGACTCGTCGACGAGACCCGCAAGCACTATCTGGCCGTTTACAAGCGGCTCGGCGTCGAGTTGACCGTCGACCACGAACGCGGCGAGTCGTTCTACAACGAGTGGCTACGGCCGATGGTCGACGAACTGCTTGAAGCGGGCGTCGTCGAAAAATCCGACGGCGCGACCGTCAGTTTCCAGGGCGGGTACAAAGCCCCGCTCATGGTCGAAAAGTCCGGCGGGGGCTTCGGGTACGGCACCACCGACCTCGCCGCGGCGGAGTACCGGGCCAAGCAGCTCAAAGCCGACCGCATCCTGTACTTCGTCGACTACCGGCAGAGCCAGCACTTCGCGCAGGTGTTCGCGACGGTCAAAGCGGCCGGCTGGATCCCGGACGGCGTGTCGCTCGAACATGCCGCGTATGGCACGATCATGGGCGACGACAACAAGCCGCTCAAAACCCGCAGCGGCGACAACGTCAAGCTCGGCGACGTGCTCGAGGAAGCCGTCCGCCGGGCCAAGGAACTGGTCGACGATAAGTCCTCAAAGCTCCCTTCCGAGGAACGCGTCGCCATCGCCGAGGCGGTCGGTATCGGTGCGGTGAAATACTTCGACATGGCCCGCGATCGGACCAGCGATTACGTCTTCGACTGGGACGCGATGCTCAGCCTCAACGGCAATACCGCGCCGTACCTGCAGTACGCCTACTGCCGATGCCGCGGCATCTTCCGCAAGGGCGGCGTCGACTTCGAAACGTTTACGCCGCAGCTGCACGAACTCGAACCCAACCACGAACTGCCACTGGCCAAGCACATCCTGCGCTTCCCCGAAGTCGTCGAACTCGTCGCCCGCGAGCTCAAGCCGCACCACCTTTGCACCTACCTCTACGAACTCGCATGCATGTTCAGCGGCTTCTTCGAGAACAACCCCGTCCTCGGCAGCGACGAACAAACGCATCGTCTCTCGCTCTGCCACGCGATGGGGCAAACGCTGGCGACGGGTCTGGGCCTGCTCGGCATCGAACATCCCGAGCGGATGTAA